A window from Kribbella jejuensis encodes these proteins:
- a CDS encoding ABC transporter ATP-binding protein — MTAVVELAGVSVVRGDARLLDGIDWTIDEADRWVVIGPNGAGKTTLLQILAAQVHPTSGVAGLLGEVLGAVDVFELRPRIGLTSAALADRLPKSERVSDVVVSASYAVLGRWIEEYDELDHDRAAALLSELGIGHLADRTFGTLSEGERKRVQIARALMTDPELMLMDEPAAGLDLTGREQLVRSLSSIATAVGAPAMVLVTHHVEEIPPGFTHALLLKQGRIVAAGPMDEALTAENLSDTFDLALTLKQEDGRYTARAL; from the coding sequence ATGACTGCAGTGGTGGAGCTGGCCGGGGTGTCGGTCGTTCGTGGGGACGCACGTCTGCTCGACGGCATCGACTGGACGATCGACGAGGCCGATCGGTGGGTGGTGATCGGTCCGAACGGCGCCGGCAAGACCACGCTGCTGCAGATCCTGGCCGCGCAGGTGCACCCGACGTCCGGCGTCGCCGGGCTGCTCGGCGAGGTGCTCGGCGCGGTCGACGTGTTCGAGCTGCGGCCGCGGATCGGGCTGACCAGCGCCGCCCTCGCGGACCGGCTGCCGAAGAGCGAGCGGGTCTCCGACGTGGTCGTCTCCGCGTCGTACGCGGTCCTCGGCCGCTGGATCGAGGAGTACGACGAGCTCGACCACGATCGCGCCGCGGCGTTGCTGTCCGAGCTCGGGATCGGACACCTTGCCGACCGGACGTTCGGGACGCTGTCGGAGGGGGAGCGGAAGCGGGTGCAGATCGCCCGCGCGCTGATGACCGACCCCGAACTGATGCTGATGGACGAACCGGCGGCGGGGCTCGACCTTACGGGTCGCGAACAGCTGGTCCGCTCGCTCAGCTCGATCGCGACCGCCGTCGGAGCGCCCGCGATGGTGCTGGTCACCCACCACGTCGAGGAGATCCCGCCCGGCTTCACCCACGCGTTGCTGCTCAAGCAGGGCCGGATCGTCGCCGCCGGACCGATGGACGAAGCCCTGACCGCCGAGAACCTCAGCGACACCTTCGACCTGGCCCTGACGCTGAAGCAGGAGGACGGCCGCTACACCGCCCGCGCCCTCTGA
- a CDS encoding NfeD family protein: MMDWLRDNMWAAWLTIAAVLGLAELASLDFTLLMLAAGALTAAGVAAFFPGLLWLQLVIGLITAAAMLGAIRPMIVRKIHHGQELKTGSAHVIGRTGTVVKEIHPDGGGSIRLGGELWTARPYDEISTIAPGTRVEVMSIDGATAVVYPVSDPLPQVESPKPQDPPQS; encoded by the coding sequence ATGATGGATTGGCTGCGGGACAACATGTGGGCGGCGTGGTTGACGATCGCCGCCGTCCTCGGTCTGGCCGAGCTGGCGTCGCTCGATTTCACCTTGCTGATGCTGGCCGCCGGCGCGCTCACTGCCGCGGGGGTGGCCGCCTTCTTCCCGGGTCTGCTGTGGCTGCAGCTCGTGATCGGGTTGATCACCGCGGCCGCGATGCTCGGCGCGATCCGGCCGATGATCGTCCGGAAGATCCATCACGGGCAGGAACTCAAGACCGGTTCGGCGCACGTCATCGGCCGGACCGGCACAGTGGTGAAGGAGATCCACCCCGACGGCGGTGGCTCGATCCGGCTCGGCGGTGAGCTCTGGACCGCCCGCCCGTACGACGAGATCTCGACGATCGCCCCCGGCACCCGCGTCGAAGTGATGTCGATCGACGGCGCCACCGCGGTCGTCTACCCGGTCTCCGATCCGCTGCCCCAGGTCGAGAGCCCGAAACCCCAGGACCCGCCGCAGTCCTGA
- the serB gene encoding phosphoserine phosphatase SerB gives MTGLGEVEKAAAERPTLLVTLTGTDRPGLTSAVLSTLATRGLEVIDAEQVVLRGRLVLGVLLTAPRDHKDLKEELKALANVLDVEISVKKGVGDNEPRRKGRSQVTIIGHPLSASGLAAVAGRIADTGANIDRISRMARYPVTAMEIAVSGVEPEALRTVLAQEGVRQGLDIAVQDGGLYRRAKRLIVMDVDSTLIQGEVIEMLAAHAGRLEEVAAVTEKAMRGELDFAESLKHRVAALEGLPVSALDEVYEAIELAPGARTLVRTLKRLGYQFAIVSGGFSQITDQLAAELGIDYAKANELEIVDGKLTGRVVGEIVDRAGKATALRQFAERSGTPLTQTVAIGDGANDLDMLAAAGLGVAFNAKPVVRAAADTHLSVPYLDTILYLLGITREEVETADDEFPA, from the coding sequence ATGACTGGACTGGGTGAGGTGGAGAAGGCGGCGGCTGAGCGGCCGACGTTGCTGGTGACGTTGACGGGGACCGACCGGCCGGGGCTGACGTCCGCGGTGCTGTCGACGCTCGCCACCCGCGGGCTCGAGGTGATCGACGCCGAGCAGGTCGTACTGCGGGGCCGCCTGGTGCTCGGCGTACTGCTGACCGCGCCGCGCGACCACAAGGACCTGAAGGAAGAACTGAAGGCGCTCGCGAACGTCCTCGACGTCGAGATCTCGGTGAAGAAGGGCGTCGGCGACAACGAACCCCGGCGCAAGGGCCGCAGCCAGGTGACGATCATCGGCCACCCGCTGTCCGCGAGCGGCCTGGCCGCGGTGGCCGGCCGGATCGCCGACACCGGCGCGAACATCGACCGGATCAGCCGGATGGCCCGCTACCCGGTGACCGCGATGGAGATCGCCGTCTCCGGTGTCGAACCCGAGGCGCTGCGGACCGTGCTCGCCCAGGAAGGCGTCCGTCAGGGCCTCGACATCGCGGTCCAGGACGGCGGGTTGTACCGGCGGGCCAAGCGGCTGATCGTGATGGACGTCGACTCGACCCTGATCCAGGGCGAGGTGATCGAGATGCTCGCCGCGCACGCCGGCCGGCTCGAGGAAGTCGCCGCCGTGACCGAGAAGGCGATGCGCGGCGAACTGGACTTCGCCGAGTCTTTAAAGCACCGGGTCGCGGCACTGGAAGGACTGCCCGTCTCGGCGCTGGACGAGGTGTACGAGGCGATCGAGCTCGCGCCCGGTGCGCGCACCTTGGTACGGACGCTGAAGCGGCTCGGATACCAGTTCGCGATCGTCAGCGGCGGGTTCAGCCAGATCACCGACCAACTGGCCGCCGAACTCGGCATCGACTACGCGAAGGCGAACGAGCTCGAGATCGTCGACGGCAAGCTCACCGGCCGGGTCGTCGGCGAGATCGTCGACCGCGCCGGCAAGGCGACCGCGCTGCGTCAGTTCGCCGAACGCTCCGGCACGCCGCTGACCCAGACCGTCGCGATCGGCGACGGCGCCAACGACCTGGACATGCTCGCCGCCGCCGGTCTCGGCGTCGCGTTCAACGCCAAGCCGGTGGTCCGCGCGGCCGCGGACACCCACCTGAGCGTGCCGTACCTGGACACGATCCTGTACCTGCTCGGCATCACCCGCGAGGAAGTCGAAACGGCGGACGACGAGTTCCCGGCCTGA
- a CDS encoding GNAT family N-acetyltransferase, which produces MEFRTRPAALDDAPAIHAIIAANEQLWHGLVQAVPDAVAADLQRPLINLDLDTRVVEAAGQVVAWAWVHGGRRAQLDVHPSDVGRGLGTDLLDWAEARAREHGSDWLAQTVDDADLAGTKILRDRGYEVLATNWLLERPVDGDEPMLPDGVTLRPFETADAHTVHQVIQDAFDEWQPRRHEYDEWAGTSIERDSFDAELSPVAVADDQIVGAAISLELPGSPNGYVEQLAVRRDFRGHGVARALLTYAALEAGRRGKKTLTLWTHSGTGALAMYERLGMRVRRSTTVYRTQL; this is translated from the coding sequence ATGGAGTTCCGCACCCGCCCCGCCGCCCTTGACGACGCCCCGGCGATTCACGCGATCATCGCCGCCAACGAGCAACTCTGGCACGGCCTGGTCCAGGCGGTACCCGATGCGGTGGCTGCCGATCTGCAGCGGCCGTTGATCAATCTCGACCTCGACACCCGGGTGGTCGAGGCGGCAGGCCAGGTGGTCGCCTGGGCGTGGGTGCACGGCGGGCGGCGCGCCCAGCTCGACGTCCATCCGTCGGACGTCGGCCGCGGTCTAGGCACCGACCTGCTCGACTGGGCCGAAGCACGCGCACGCGAACACGGCAGCGACTGGCTGGCGCAAACGGTGGACGACGCGGACCTCGCCGGGACGAAGATCCTTCGCGACCGTGGGTACGAAGTACTCGCGACCAACTGGTTGCTCGAGCGCCCGGTCGACGGCGACGAGCCGATGCTGCCCGACGGGGTCACGCTGCGCCCCTTCGAGACAGCTGACGCGCACACCGTGCACCAGGTGATCCAGGACGCGTTCGACGAATGGCAGCCGCGGCGGCACGAGTACGACGAATGGGCCGGCACCAGCATCGAGCGCGACAGCTTCGACGCCGAGCTCTCGCCGGTCGCCGTCGCCGATGACCAGATCGTCGGCGCCGCGATCAGTCTCGAGCTTCCCGGCTCCCCCAACGGCTACGTCGAGCAGCTCGCCGTACGCCGTGACTTCCGCGGCCACGGCGTCGCTCGCGCCCTGCTGACGTACGCCGCGCTCGAAGCCGGCCGCCGCGGCAAGAAGACGCTGACGCTCTGGACGCACTCCGGCACCGGCGCCCTCGCGATGTACGAACGCCTCGGCATGCGGGTGCGGCGCAGTACGACGGTCTACCGCACGCAACTGTGA